In Helicoverpa zea isolate HzStark_Cry1AcR chromosome 3, ilHelZeax1.1, whole genome shotgun sequence, the following proteins share a genomic window:
- the LOC124645973 gene encoding leucine-rich repeat and calponin homology domain-containing protein isoform X2, translating to MAVLGPCVSVNMNGHNNIHSQLTKSLERILEDAYLSGELKLSGRKLREFPKPVKFDLSDTVVADLSKNRFSELPDELTSYIFLEKLLLSQNIIRTVPNAVGGLQSLTYLDLSSNQLTELPREVCQMPLQVLLVPDNMLSTLPKEIGKMTSLAELDASNNRLTQVPMTLGDCAGLRALDLSNNQLGLLPLQITYLRLEHLDVSCNCISSLPLELRNMNTLVTLNLDNNPLVSPPTTICMRGRVHIFKYLENMANKDTLPSHRRVEDTRRSAKHSSYISNSPNTSAAHQITSGNATIDCLRHKPRHVVDSGYSTDGVDKRWSNDGGGEAGGGGSGRSTPSTPSTLSPGAALSRAQSLSSETPLAPNTPLLSGQYKEALRQQRQQDIYRPRTDQPSPELDSTPHSQTQSPIHQKTSHSPVNGYSSNVSPSLYKTASSNSSLSNTSSPNISQVPNSPLLHSTPRRFQNQTTNGNGVVEKQEENKRPVQKVVPSRNVNSKVYSTVNGNVEYNGRVNGQTDAYIKPTSPTKSPTNTMGYNSLGKSSIPRQVNGDNAKLLTTSVAYLKGAAPKPPGKMAWNKDAPVDKLSFTMKREFDKQKEELDLLQQLRSIIETRLKMSLPAQLAPVLCDGVVLCHLANHVRPRSVASVHVPSPAQPKLTMARCRRNVDNFLEACRKIGVEEEVICSAEDILGCSPPGLTPLARTVAALLTHATPTARDMPTDPYHYETDQSGEYYADDAETSIEVNYYQRQLKRYSEERFISNFNFSDNNQHYTIDESEEYQNNENNNTDTANAHYSPVYATSELRNRGPYYQTNRVQFVTPFCKEDHILRSENFEIYDTDEVDFPTELLREEVDAERYDRGKMNLDIQNNLNSVISTETETPKEVENRVLFTCLCLGTFFVSTILLIMYPL from the exons ATTTGTcaaaaaatcggttcagtgaaTTACCAGATGAGTTAACGTCGTacatttttttagaaaagttaCTGTTATCACAGAATATAATCAGAACAGTTCCAAATGCAGTCGGAGGTCTCCAGTCACTTACATATTTAGATTTAAG TTCAAACCAGCTCACAGAATTACCGCGGGAAGTATGCCAGATGCCGCTTCAAGTGCTCTTAGTCCCCGACAATATGCTAAGTACCTTACCCAAGGAGATAGGCAAGATGACCTCGCTGGCTGAGCTCGATGCCTCCAACAACAGGCTGACGCAAGTCCCCATGACTCTTGGGGATTGCGCCGGCTTGAGGGCTCTCGACCTTAGCAATAATCAGCTGGGACTGCTGCCGTTAC AGATCACATACTTGAGGCTGGAACACCTGGATGTGAGCTGTAATTGCATATCGTCGTTACCTCTGGAACTTCGCAACATGAACACACTAGTTACGCTTAATTTGGACAACAATCCCCTCGTCTCACCTCCCACcact ATATGCATGCGCGGGCGCGTGCACATATTCAAGTACCTCGAAAACATGGCGAACAAGGACACCCTCCCGTCTCACAGACGAGTAGAAGACACCAGACGTTCGGCTAAACACAGCTCCTATATAAGCAACTCTCCGAACACTAGTGCTGCTCATCAGATCACTTCGGGCAACGCGACTATCGACTGCTTGAGGCATAAGCCGAGACACGTTGTCGATAGTGGGTACAGCACTGATGGCGTTGATAAGAGGTGGTCTAATGATG GAGGCGGTGAAGCAGGTGGAGGGGGCAGTGGACGTTCAACGCCGAGCACACCTTCCACCTTGTCTCCGGGAGCAGCACTATCCAGGGCCCAGTCATTATCAAGTGAAACTCCTTTGGCGCCCAATACTCCACTGCTTTCTGG ACAATACAAAGAAGCCTTAAGACAGCAGCGTCAGCAAGACATATACCGCCCCCGCACCGACCAGCCCTCCCCCGAGCTGGACTCGACCCCGCACTCCCAGACCCAGAGTCCCATCCACCAGAAAACTTCCCACTCCCCAGTCAACGGATACAGCAGTAACGTATCACCTAGTCTATATAAAACCGCATCTTCCAATAGTAGTCTATCCAATACCTCATCCCCAAACATTTCCCAAGTGCCAAACTCCCCCCTCCTACACTCCACCCCACGAAGATTTCAGAATCAAACGACGAACGGCAACGGTGTTGTAGAGAaacaagaagaaaacaaaaggcCTGTTCAGAAAGTTGTACCTTCTAGAAACGTGAATAGCAAGGTATACTCGACTGTCAATGGCAACGTGGAATACAACGGTCGGGTAAATGGTCAGACAGACGCATACATAAAGCCTACATCGCCTACTAAGTCACCAACGAATACTATGGGGTACAACAGTTTAGGGAAGTCGAGTATACCGCGGCAAGTGAACGGCGACAATGCTAAGTTACTGACGACCAGTGTGGCGTATTTGAAAGGTGCGGCCCCGAAGCCTCCGGGTAAGATGGCGTGGAATAAAGACGCTCCGGTGGACAAACTCAGCTTTACTATGAAGAGGGAGTTCGATAAGCAGAAGGAAGAACTGGATTTGCTGCAGCAGTTGAGATCT ATCATCGAGACCCGTCTGAAAATGTCGCTGCCGGCTCAGCTGGCGCCGGTGCTGTGCGACGGCGTGGTGCTGTGCCACCTCGCCAACCACGTGCGGCCCCGCTCCGTCGCCTCCGTGCACGTGCCCTCGCCTGCACAG CCCAAGTTAACTATGGCGAGATGTAGACGAAACGTGGACAACTTTTTGGAAGCGTGTCGAAAAATTGGAGTTGAAGAG GAGGTCATCTGTTCGGCCGAAGACATACTCGGCTGCTCGCCGCCCGGTCTCACGCCACTCGCCCGCACCGTCGCCGCCCTCCTCACACACGCCACACCGACCGCAAGGGATATGCCCACTGACCCTTACCACTACGAAACTGACCAATCAGGCGAGTACTACGCCGACGACGCAGAAACTTCCATCGAAGTCAACTACTACCAAAGGCAGCTAAAAAGATACTCAGAAGAACGATTCATAAGCAACTTTAACTTCTCCGATAACAACCAACATTACACCATCGACGAATCCGAAGAGTACCAAAATAATGAGAACAATAACACTGACACAGCTAACGCACACTATTCACCAGTCTATGCGACCAGCGAGCTTAGGAATAGAGGACCGTATTACCAGACAAATAGAGTCCAATTCGTCACGCCCTTCTGCAAAGAAGACCACATACTAAGAAGCGAAAATTTCGAAATATACGACACGGATGAAGTTGATTTTCCTACAGAATTATTAAGAGAAGAAGTGGATGCTGAAAGATATGATAGGGGCAAAATGAATCTCGATATACAGAACAATTTGAACAGTGTGATTTCTACTGAGACTGAAACTCCAAAGGAGGTTGAGAACAGAGTTCTATTCACTTGTCTATGCCTTGGCACGTTCTTTGTGTCGACCATTTTACTAATCATGTACCCTTTGTAA
- the LOC124645973 gene encoding leucine-rich repeat and calponin homology domain-containing protein isoform X3, translated as MAVLGPCVSVNMNGHNNIHSQLTKSLERILEDAYLSGELKLSGRKLREFPKPVKFDLSDTVVADLSKNRFSELPDELTSYIFLEKLLLSQNIIRTVPNAVGGLQSLTYLDLSSNQLTELPREVCQMPLQVLLVPDNMLSTLPKEIGKMTSLAELDASNNRLTQVPMTLGDCAGLRALDLSNNQLGLLPLQITYLRLEHLDVSCNCISSLPLELRNMNTLVTLNLDNNPLVSPPTTICMRGRVHIFKYLENMANKDTLPSHRRVEDTRRSAKHSSYISNSPNTSAAHQITSGNATIDCLRHKPRHVVDSGYSTDGVDKRWSNDGGGEAGGGGSGRSTPSTPSTLSPGAALSRAQSLSSETPLAPNTPLLSGVRISPDGNMSNGDDKSKLAHQQTYRQYKEALRQQRQQDIYRPRTDQPSPELDSTPHSQTQSPIHQKTSHSPVNGYSSNVSPSLYKTASSNSSLSNTSSPNISQVPNSPLLHSTPRRFQNQTTNGNGVVEKQEENKRPVQKVVPSRNVNSKVYSTVNGNVEYNGRVNGQTDAYIKPTSPTKSPTNTMGYNSLGKSSIPRQVNGDNAKLLTTSVAYLKGAAPKPPGKMAWNKDAPVDKLSFTMKREFDKQKEELDLLQQLRSIIETRLKMSLPAQLAPVLCDGVVLCHLANHVRPRSVASVHVPSPAQPKLTMARCRRNVDNFLEACRKIGVEEKLMCCAADVLEGKGTVQVAITVTELLRRHAAARASPHAVPSAT; from the exons ATTTGTcaaaaaatcggttcagtgaaTTACCAGATGAGTTAACGTCGTacatttttttagaaaagttaCTGTTATCACAGAATATAATCAGAACAGTTCCAAATGCAGTCGGAGGTCTCCAGTCACTTACATATTTAGATTTAAG TTCAAACCAGCTCACAGAATTACCGCGGGAAGTATGCCAGATGCCGCTTCAAGTGCTCTTAGTCCCCGACAATATGCTAAGTACCTTACCCAAGGAGATAGGCAAGATGACCTCGCTGGCTGAGCTCGATGCCTCCAACAACAGGCTGACGCAAGTCCCCATGACTCTTGGGGATTGCGCCGGCTTGAGGGCTCTCGACCTTAGCAATAATCAGCTGGGACTGCTGCCGTTAC AGATCACATACTTGAGGCTGGAACACCTGGATGTGAGCTGTAATTGCATATCGTCGTTACCTCTGGAACTTCGCAACATGAACACACTAGTTACGCTTAATTTGGACAACAATCCCCTCGTCTCACCTCCCACcact ATATGCATGCGCGGGCGCGTGCACATATTCAAGTACCTCGAAAACATGGCGAACAAGGACACCCTCCCGTCTCACAGACGAGTAGAAGACACCAGACGTTCGGCTAAACACAGCTCCTATATAAGCAACTCTCCGAACACTAGTGCTGCTCATCAGATCACTTCGGGCAACGCGACTATCGACTGCTTGAGGCATAAGCCGAGACACGTTGTCGATAGTGGGTACAGCACTGATGGCGTTGATAAGAGGTGGTCTAATGATG GAGGCGGTGAAGCAGGTGGAGGGGGCAGTGGACGTTCAACGCCGAGCACACCTTCCACCTTGTCTCCGGGAGCAGCACTATCCAGGGCCCAGTCATTATCAAGTGAAACTCCTTTGGCGCCCAATACTCCACTGCTTTCTGG CGTCCGTATATCACCCGATGGGAACATGTCCAATGGCGACGATAAGAGTAAATTAGCCCATCAACAAACATACAG ACAATACAAAGAAGCCTTAAGACAGCAGCGTCAGCAAGACATATACCGCCCCCGCACCGACCAGCCCTCCCCCGAGCTGGACTCGACCCCGCACTCCCAGACCCAGAGTCCCATCCACCAGAAAACTTCCCACTCCCCAGTCAACGGATACAGCAGTAACGTATCACCTAGTCTATATAAAACCGCATCTTCCAATAGTAGTCTATCCAATACCTCATCCCCAAACATTTCCCAAGTGCCAAACTCCCCCCTCCTACACTCCACCCCACGAAGATTTCAGAATCAAACGACGAACGGCAACGGTGTTGTAGAGAaacaagaagaaaacaaaaggcCTGTTCAGAAAGTTGTACCTTCTAGAAACGTGAATAGCAAGGTATACTCGACTGTCAATGGCAACGTGGAATACAACGGTCGGGTAAATGGTCAGACAGACGCATACATAAAGCCTACATCGCCTACTAAGTCACCAACGAATACTATGGGGTACAACAGTTTAGGGAAGTCGAGTATACCGCGGCAAGTGAACGGCGACAATGCTAAGTTACTGACGACCAGTGTGGCGTATTTGAAAGGTGCGGCCCCGAAGCCTCCGGGTAAGATGGCGTGGAATAAAGACGCTCCGGTGGACAAACTCAGCTTTACTATGAAGAGGGAGTTCGATAAGCAGAAGGAAGAACTGGATTTGCTGCAGCAGTTGAGATCT ATCATCGAGACCCGTCTGAAAATGTCGCTGCCGGCTCAGCTGGCGCCGGTGCTGTGCGACGGCGTGGTGCTGTGCCACCTCGCCAACCACGTGCGGCCCCGCTCCGTCGCCTCCGTGCACGTGCCCTCGCCTGCACAG CCCAAGTTAACTATGGCGAGATGTAGACGAAACGTGGACAACTTTTTGGAAGCGTGTCGAAAAATTGGAGTTGAAGAG AAACTAATGTGCTGCGCAGCGGACGTCCTCGAAGGCAAAGGCACAGTCCAAGTGGCCATCACAGTGACGGAACTACTTCGTCGCcacgcggcggcgcgggcgtcgCCTCACGCGGTGCCCAGCGCCACCTAG
- the LOC124645973 gene encoding leucine-rich repeat and calponin homology domain-containing protein isoform X1, whose product MAVLGPCVSVNMNGHNNIHSQLTKSLERILEDAYLSGELKLSGRKLREFPKPVKFDLSDTVVADLSKNRFSELPDELTSYIFLEKLLLSQNIIRTVPNAVGGLQSLTYLDLSSNQLTELPREVCQMPLQVLLVPDNMLSTLPKEIGKMTSLAELDASNNRLTQVPMTLGDCAGLRALDLSNNQLGLLPLQITYLRLEHLDVSCNCISSLPLELRNMNTLVTLNLDNNPLVSPPTTICMRGRVHIFKYLENMANKDTLPSHRRVEDTRRSAKHSSYISNSPNTSAAHQITSGNATIDCLRHKPRHVVDSGYSTDGVDKRWSNDGGGEAGGGGSGRSTPSTPSTLSPGAALSRAQSLSSETPLAPNTPLLSGVRISPDGNMSNGDDKSKLAHQQTYRQYKEALRQQRQQDIYRPRTDQPSPELDSTPHSQTQSPIHQKTSHSPVNGYSSNVSPSLYKTASSNSSLSNTSSPNISQVPNSPLLHSTPRRFQNQTTNGNGVVEKQEENKRPVQKVVPSRNVNSKVYSTVNGNVEYNGRVNGQTDAYIKPTSPTKSPTNTMGYNSLGKSSIPRQVNGDNAKLLTTSVAYLKGAAPKPPGKMAWNKDAPVDKLSFTMKREFDKQKEELDLLQQLRSIIETRLKMSLPAQLAPVLCDGVVLCHLANHVRPRSVASVHVPSPAQPKLTMARCRRNVDNFLEACRKIGVEEEVICSAEDILGCSPPGLTPLARTVAALLTHATPTARDMPTDPYHYETDQSGEYYADDAETSIEVNYYQRQLKRYSEERFISNFNFSDNNQHYTIDESEEYQNNENNNTDTANAHYSPVYATSELRNRGPYYQTNRVQFVTPFCKEDHILRSENFEIYDTDEVDFPTELLREEVDAERYDRGKMNLDIQNNLNSVISTETETPKEVENRVLFTCLCLGTFFVSTILLIMYPL is encoded by the exons ATTTGTcaaaaaatcggttcagtgaaTTACCAGATGAGTTAACGTCGTacatttttttagaaaagttaCTGTTATCACAGAATATAATCAGAACAGTTCCAAATGCAGTCGGAGGTCTCCAGTCACTTACATATTTAGATTTAAG TTCAAACCAGCTCACAGAATTACCGCGGGAAGTATGCCAGATGCCGCTTCAAGTGCTCTTAGTCCCCGACAATATGCTAAGTACCTTACCCAAGGAGATAGGCAAGATGACCTCGCTGGCTGAGCTCGATGCCTCCAACAACAGGCTGACGCAAGTCCCCATGACTCTTGGGGATTGCGCCGGCTTGAGGGCTCTCGACCTTAGCAATAATCAGCTGGGACTGCTGCCGTTAC AGATCACATACTTGAGGCTGGAACACCTGGATGTGAGCTGTAATTGCATATCGTCGTTACCTCTGGAACTTCGCAACATGAACACACTAGTTACGCTTAATTTGGACAACAATCCCCTCGTCTCACCTCCCACcact ATATGCATGCGCGGGCGCGTGCACATATTCAAGTACCTCGAAAACATGGCGAACAAGGACACCCTCCCGTCTCACAGACGAGTAGAAGACACCAGACGTTCGGCTAAACACAGCTCCTATATAAGCAACTCTCCGAACACTAGTGCTGCTCATCAGATCACTTCGGGCAACGCGACTATCGACTGCTTGAGGCATAAGCCGAGACACGTTGTCGATAGTGGGTACAGCACTGATGGCGTTGATAAGAGGTGGTCTAATGATG GAGGCGGTGAAGCAGGTGGAGGGGGCAGTGGACGTTCAACGCCGAGCACACCTTCCACCTTGTCTCCGGGAGCAGCACTATCCAGGGCCCAGTCATTATCAAGTGAAACTCCTTTGGCGCCCAATACTCCACTGCTTTCTGG CGTCCGTATATCACCCGATGGGAACATGTCCAATGGCGACGATAAGAGTAAATTAGCCCATCAACAAACATACAG ACAATACAAAGAAGCCTTAAGACAGCAGCGTCAGCAAGACATATACCGCCCCCGCACCGACCAGCCCTCCCCCGAGCTGGACTCGACCCCGCACTCCCAGACCCAGAGTCCCATCCACCAGAAAACTTCCCACTCCCCAGTCAACGGATACAGCAGTAACGTATCACCTAGTCTATATAAAACCGCATCTTCCAATAGTAGTCTATCCAATACCTCATCCCCAAACATTTCCCAAGTGCCAAACTCCCCCCTCCTACACTCCACCCCACGAAGATTTCAGAATCAAACGACGAACGGCAACGGTGTTGTAGAGAaacaagaagaaaacaaaaggcCTGTTCAGAAAGTTGTACCTTCTAGAAACGTGAATAGCAAGGTATACTCGACTGTCAATGGCAACGTGGAATACAACGGTCGGGTAAATGGTCAGACAGACGCATACATAAAGCCTACATCGCCTACTAAGTCACCAACGAATACTATGGGGTACAACAGTTTAGGGAAGTCGAGTATACCGCGGCAAGTGAACGGCGACAATGCTAAGTTACTGACGACCAGTGTGGCGTATTTGAAAGGTGCGGCCCCGAAGCCTCCGGGTAAGATGGCGTGGAATAAAGACGCTCCGGTGGACAAACTCAGCTTTACTATGAAGAGGGAGTTCGATAAGCAGAAGGAAGAACTGGATTTGCTGCAGCAGTTGAGATCT ATCATCGAGACCCGTCTGAAAATGTCGCTGCCGGCTCAGCTGGCGCCGGTGCTGTGCGACGGCGTGGTGCTGTGCCACCTCGCCAACCACGTGCGGCCCCGCTCCGTCGCCTCCGTGCACGTGCCCTCGCCTGCACAG CCCAAGTTAACTATGGCGAGATGTAGACGAAACGTGGACAACTTTTTGGAAGCGTGTCGAAAAATTGGAGTTGAAGAG GAGGTCATCTGTTCGGCCGAAGACATACTCGGCTGCTCGCCGCCCGGTCTCACGCCACTCGCCCGCACCGTCGCCGCCCTCCTCACACACGCCACACCGACCGCAAGGGATATGCCCACTGACCCTTACCACTACGAAACTGACCAATCAGGCGAGTACTACGCCGACGACGCAGAAACTTCCATCGAAGTCAACTACTACCAAAGGCAGCTAAAAAGATACTCAGAAGAACGATTCATAAGCAACTTTAACTTCTCCGATAACAACCAACATTACACCATCGACGAATCCGAAGAGTACCAAAATAATGAGAACAATAACACTGACACAGCTAACGCACACTATTCACCAGTCTATGCGACCAGCGAGCTTAGGAATAGAGGACCGTATTACCAGACAAATAGAGTCCAATTCGTCACGCCCTTCTGCAAAGAAGACCACATACTAAGAAGCGAAAATTTCGAAATATACGACACGGATGAAGTTGATTTTCCTACAGAATTATTAAGAGAAGAAGTGGATGCTGAAAGATATGATAGGGGCAAAATGAATCTCGATATACAGAACAATTTGAACAGTGTGATTTCTACTGAGACTGAAACTCCAAAGGAGGTTGAGAACAGAGTTCTATTCACTTGTCTATGCCTTGGCACGTTCTTTGTGTCGACCATTTTACTAATCATGTACCCTTTGTAA
- the LOC124645978 gene encoding uncharacterized protein LOC124645978 codes for MFEARQQKSLHSIAMQFEYDPERLIEEVRKRPGIWNYDDAEYRAKNIRYKLWNEVVTELLQTDIKVSKSEMRELEIQLQKKWKSIRDCFQKYISNPNRTKKPYIYCKHLQFLLKDQELPRKEDEGTSDSSESKPIKQKRVWRSKKKLKLVKDEESSEEDNDNTFDDTLDDSREYSMDAPETSRPAKQAKLNKSEVDEFAFANVDAHIKSDSDDSDKMFLLSLLPHLKTIPEEFRLNVKMELMQVLRTANYNTVREHKMM; via the exons ATGTTCGAAGCCCGACAACAAAAATCGTTGCATTCCATCGCCATGCAGTTCGAATACGACCCTGAACGACTCATAGAAGAAGTCAGAAAGCGTCCTGGCATATGGAACTATGATGATGCGGAGTATCGAGCGAAAAATATAAGGTACAAACTATGGAACGAAGTTGTCACCGAACTGCTGCAGACGGATATCAAGGTTTCTAAAAGTGAAATGAGAGAACTTG AAATCCAACTGCAAAAGAAATGGAAAAGCATAAGGGACTGCTTCCAGAAGTACATATCAAATCCAAATAGGACAAAGAAACCTTACATTTACTGTAAACATTTACAATTCCTGTTAAAAGACCAGGAACTGCCTCGCAAAGAAGACGAAGGTACCAGCGATTCCAGCGAATCTAAGCCAATCAAACAGAAGAGAGTATGGAGGTCTAAGAAGAAACTGAAATTAGTGAAGGATGAGGAAAGCTCAGAAGAAGATAACGATAATACTTTCGATGACACTCTTGATGACTCTAGAGAATATTCTATGGATGCACCAGAAACCAGCCGGCCAGCAAAGCAGGCTAAACTGAACAAATCCGAGGTAGATGAGTTTGCTTTTGCGAACGTTGATGCACATATAAAATCAGACTCGGATGATTCTGATAAAATGTTTCTGCTGTCACTTCTTCCTCATTTAAAGACAATACCAGAAGAGTTCAGACTGAATGTAAAAATGGAACTGATGCAGGTTCTACGAACCGCTAATTACAATACCGTGCGAGAGCATAAAATGATgtaa